A window of Chloracidobacterium sp. N contains these coding sequences:
- the recF gene encoding DNA replication/repair protein RecF (All proteins in this family for which functions are known are DNA-binding proteins that assist the filamentation of RecA onto DNA for the initiation of recombination or recombinational repair.) produces the protein MEITSVTVDGFRNLAGTLSAAPGLNVLWGGNGQGKTNWLEAIYLLATTKSFRTHQPQELMAFGAAAAHLRLELQRRTGSSVTLDMHLEAGRKVMLVNGKRAALRDYLGQLVVFAYGREALDVVCGEPEQRRRFLDRGILSLKPAYVQTLLDYARVLKQKNALLRVVAERPEHRDWLDSLDAWNAQLVELGTELHVERARYAEQLDAHLERQLFGAERVAIRYVSSLEPDLPPTAEAFRAAMTERLARRRAAELAVGHALVGPHRDDLAILMDGREVARFGSAGQQRSTLLVLTLGQLALYRAHCAEPPVFLLDDLDAELDPRRITTLLAYLEDKAQTLVTTTKPGLVRGAARWLELRAGRLVSAHDGDYQPPADVFPEACLETQTSAAGLIPADGFG, from the coding sequence ATGGAGATCACATCCGTCACGGTAGATGGCTTCCGCAATCTGGCCGGAACGTTGTCGGCTGCGCCGGGGCTGAACGTCCTGTGGGGTGGCAACGGGCAGGGCAAAACCAACTGGCTGGAAGCCATCTATCTGCTGGCGACGACAAAATCCTTTCGGACGCACCAGCCGCAGGAACTCATGGCCTTTGGCGCGGCGGCGGCCCATCTGCGCCTGGAATTGCAACGGCGCACGGGCAGTTCCGTCACGCTGGATATGCATCTCGAAGCCGGGCGCAAGGTCATGTTGGTCAACGGCAAGCGGGCAGCTTTGCGCGATTACCTGGGACAACTCGTGGTGTTTGCCTACGGGCGCGAGGCGCTGGATGTCGTCTGCGGCGAGCCGGAGCAGCGCCGGCGGTTTCTCGACCGGGGCATCCTGAGCCTGAAACCGGCTTATGTGCAGACGCTGCTGGATTACGCCCGGGTGCTCAAACAGAAAAATGCCCTGCTGCGCGTTGTTGCCGAGCGGCCTGAGCACCGCGACTGGCTGGATTCCCTGGACGCATGGAATGCGCAACTCGTCGAACTGGGGACGGAACTGCACGTGGAGCGGGCGCGCTACGCCGAACAGCTCGATGCCCATCTGGAACGGCAGCTTTTCGGGGCTGAACGGGTGGCCATCCGCTATGTGTCGTCGCTGGAGCCGGACCTGCCGCCGACGGCGGAAGCCTTCCGGGCCGCCATGACCGAACGGCTGGCGCGCCGCCGCGCGGCTGAACTGGCCGTCGGGCATGCGCTCGTCGGCCCGCACCGGGACGATCTGGCCATTCTGATGGATGGACGGGAAGTGGCGCGCTTTGGCAGCGCCGGTCAGCAACGCAGTACGCTGCTCGTCCTCACGCTGGGGCAACTGGCGCTGTACCGGGCGCACTGCGCCGAGCCGCCGGTGTTTCTGCTCGATGACCTCGATGCCGAACTTGACCCGCGACGGATCACAACCCTGCTGGCATATCTGGAGGACAAAGCCCAGACCTTGGTCACCACAACCAAACCGGGGCTGGTACGCGGTGCGGCCCGCTGGCTGGAGCTGCGCGCCGGGCGGCTTGTCTCCGCCCACGATGGGGACTACCAGCCGCCGGCAGACGTTTTCCCGGAAGCCTGTCTCGAAACACAAACTTCCGCCGCAGGACTGATACCGGCCGATGGTTTTGGCTAG
- a CDS encoding SGNH/GDSL hydrolase family protein: MKRYLALGDSYTIGEGVAEPERFPEQLCAALRQRGQNWDAPHIIARTGWTTDELAEAIAAHPPAGRFDLVTLLIGVNDQYRRQTPEAYRPRFRALLQQAIAFAGGQPRQVIVLSIPDWCVTPFAAEQHRQNEGPVIDRFNAVNREETLAAGAHYVDVTAISRRAAQETSLLAADGLHPSGNMYALWVAAALLSVPLE; this comes from the coding sequence ATGAAGCGTTACCTGGCTCTGGGGGATTCCTACACGATTGGGGAGGGGGTGGCTGAACCGGAACGTTTTCCCGAACAGCTTTGCGCCGCCCTGCGCCAGCGCGGGCAGAACTGGGACGCGCCACACATCATTGCGCGTACCGGCTGGACGACCGATGAACTGGCAGAAGCCATTGCTGCCCATCCGCCGGCAGGACGCTTCGATCTGGTGACGCTGCTCATCGGCGTCAATGACCAGTACCGGCGGCAGACACCGGAAGCGTACCGTCCCCGGTTCCGCGCGCTGCTTCAGCAGGCCATCGCCTTTGCCGGCGGACAGCCCCGGCAGGTCATCGTCCTTTCCATTCCTGACTGGTGTGTGACGCCATTTGCCGCCGAACAACACCGGCAGAATGAAGGCCCCGTCATTGACCGGTTCAACGCCGTCAACCGTGAGGAAACGCTGGCGGCTGGAGCGCACTACGTGGATGTCACGGCCATTTCGCGCCGGGCGGCGCAGGAAACCTCCCTGCTGGCGGCCGACGGACTGCATCCTTCGGGCAACATGTACGCGCTGTGGGTGGCGGCCGCTCTGTTGTCCGTTCCGCTGGAGTAG
- a CDS encoding sulfite exporter TauE/SafE family protein, with product MDVGTLAWVTGGVLVVAMLYAAVGHAGASGYIAVMTLAGWAPNVVKPTALMLNLLVAALATWQFAPYFEWRRFWPFALLALPLAFIGGYLTVPPEVFRRLVGGVLWASAVRIWLPRPAAAPVTLPPLRLALPGGAGIGLLSGLTGTGGGIFLTPLLLLARWAETKTASAVSAAFILGNSLSGLLGYVASAAPLPPFVWPLFVAALAGGWLGAHVGSRYLSARGVEYALSVVLLIAGGKLLFG from the coding sequence ATGGATGTGGGTACATTGGCCTGGGTTACGGGCGGGGTTCTGGTTGTGGCAATGCTGTATGCCGCCGTCGGGCATGCCGGAGCTTCGGGTTACATCGCCGTCATGACGCTGGCCGGGTGGGCGCCGAACGTCGTCAAGCCAACGGCCCTGATGCTCAACCTGCTGGTGGCAGCGCTGGCCACCTGGCAGTTTGCGCCGTACTTCGAGTGGCGGCGCTTCTGGCCGTTTGCACTGCTGGCGCTGCCGCTGGCGTTTATCGGCGGCTACCTCACCGTACCGCCGGAGGTCTTCCGGCGGTTGGTGGGTGGGGTGCTCTGGGCGTCGGCGGTCAGGATATGGCTGCCGCGACCGGCTGCGGCTCCCGTGACACTACCGCCGTTGCGGCTGGCGCTTCCGGGCGGCGCGGGCATCGGTTTGCTGTCGGGACTGACCGGCACAGGTGGGGGCATCTTTCTGACGCCGCTGTTGCTGTTGGCCCGGTGGGCCGAGACGAAAACGGCTTCGGCCGTTTCGGCGGCGTTCATTCTGGGGAATTCGCTGTCCGGGCTGCTGGGGTACGTTGCCAGTGCTGCGCCTCTGCCGCCTTTTGTCTGGCCGCTGTTTGTGGCGGCGCTGGCTGGCGGCTGGCTGGGGGCGCACGTCGGGAGCCGGTATCTGTCGGCGCGCGGTGTCGAGTACGCGCTGTCGGTGGTACTGCTCATCGCCGGTGGAAAACTGCTGTTTGGATGA